CATCACGGGTGACAAGGCGAAAGGGAGCTTCATGCATCCCATCAGCAAGCAGTGGATCAGGCAGGGGGACACCAAGCCTGTGGAACTGCCCGATGATGCCTGGACCCAGGACATGATCGCACAGCGTTTCCTCAAAGAAGTGCGGAAGTAAGGGGGTGCGCTGATGGCGCTGACTTTCGACAACTTCAAACTGTGGTACCCGACGAGCCAGGTGACCCAATCCCAATTCGACACCTGGCTTTCCTCCGCTACAGACTGGGCCACCCAGCAGGTCCAGTGCGAGAACCCCACAGTTGCCAAGGTGGAACGGGCACAGGCAGCGTACATCCAGCACCTCTACCACGTGGGGCAGATCTCCAATCTCGCGCCACGGGTTGGGGTCAAGGTGGATGTGAAAGACAAGGTTGCCGTGTCAGTCGATGCCAAAGCAGTGGAAACACACCAGAACCTCGCTGACAGTTACCTTGTAATGGCATCGAACCTGCTGGCCAGTGCCTGCCCTCTCCCTGAGTGGACACCCCCTGTGATTGGAGCGGCTCGATGAGCAGCCTGATCGAGTGGGCTGAATCCCTCGGGCATGAACTGGTGCAGGCCGAAGCGAAAGCCCTCTACCCCTACCAGAAAGTCTGGACCAGTCCAGTCACCGGCTCGAATGTGGGAGGGGTCTGGGTGGATGAACCGGGTGCATCAGTGACCTGCTGGTGTGACGTCTGGAATCCCCAGGAGCGGTCTGACTCCAGAAGCAGGGCAGCTGTCCAGCAGCCTGACTTTGCGAAAGGCACATGGCTGGGTGAAGTGCGAGAGGGTGAGCCCGTTCCACCTGTGAAATCCACCTGTGAGCACAACGGGGCAGTGCTGGAAGTCACCCACATTGGAGAGGAGAACACCGTCTCAAAAGGCACCCCACTGGTGCTCAGGTGGCGGCAGTGAACCTCTCCGACGTCACCACCCGGCTTGCTGCCATCCCGGACATCCTGGTGCTTCAGCCCGACCAGATGCCCTGGCAGCAAAGTCTGATCCAGTTCATCGGCTCGAATCCTCAATTCGTTCAGCTTTACGAGCCGACCACGCTGGCCAGCGACGGTGCCCTCACCACCAGACTGCTCACCCTTGACGCCGTTGCGGCCAGCCTTGAACAGTCCCGAGCTCTGGCCGACTCCATTCGTGCTGTGCTGGAAGGCACCCCCAGAGAACCCAGCCCCTACCGTCTTCTGCGCCTGACCCCCTTACCACTCGAAGGGGATGTCTGGCGGCACCAATTCAACTTCGAGTGGAGAGGAGCAAACTGATGGCTATTGCAACCGATGCAGCATCCAGCACCCTTGCCGACAAGGTGCGCACCCAGGGCATCATCATCCTGTTCCGCAAGGACGGCAGCCTTCGCGCTGTCACCTGGACGGACTTCGGGTGGGTGTACGATCCCACCCCCACCAACGATGTCACCACCACCACCCTGACTGGCAACCGTGACGGTGTGAACGTGACCGTGAAAGAAGCCATCACCGAAGTGGCCAAGAGCTGGTCTTTCGGCACCGTGTCCCTCACCGACAGCATTCGTGCCCTGCACATTGGCAGTGACATCGAAACCAGCGATGTGAGCGGCATGACTGGGGTCAAAGGTGGAACGGAATCCGTGGGCAGCACCACAGGTGAAATGATCGTCATCCGCAAGGTCAGCGGCGGCCCACACCTCGTGATCTACTACCCCAGTGTGCAACTGCGTGGCGACGGGGAAGGCGAACAGGAAAGCTTCACCAGACTCAATTTCGTTAGCACCGTGATTGCTGACAGCACCTTCGAACCCCCTGCCACCATCATCGACACCTATGATGCCACCAGCTTCGAATATGGCGTGTGGTACATCGTGCCTGATGCCCTGCTGGATGACGTGCTTGATGCCTTGAACGACATTCAGCCTGCAGCCTGATTCACAGAAGGATTTTTGAGAGCCCTGGAATTCCAGGGCTCTTTCACAAATTGAGAATCACCATTTTTGCATCACCGGGAGGATCACATGACCGTTACAACTCCATCCGAGAAAACCCAAAAGGCTATGGCCCTCACGTTTGAAGTCCCTGTGGTTACAGGGGGAAACGTCACGATCAGGCGCATGGGCCTGGGCGAAATGAACCATCTGGCGGCAGAGTGGTTCGAGTTCATTCAGGCGTTTGCTGAGCGTTTCCTTGACCCCGCTGCACCTCCCGGTACTGGAGGTCTGGAGATCGGGGAGAGAATCATCGAACTGTCCCTCGTGCGCCCAGAGGATGCCAACCGCATCACCGCTGCTGACCTTGAACCCCTGCTGGCGAAAATCTGGGAGGTCAACAACATGGCCAGCCTCGTAAATTTTATGCTGGGTCGGTACAAAGAACTCCTGAAAGCCTGGGAGAAGGCCATTCAGGCCCAGACCGTGCCGACCCAGACCCAGAAGCAACCCTGAGAATCAGGGCCCTCAGGGCAGGAATCAGATGGGAGGAGATTCCCAGGATTCCAGCAGATGAACTGCAGAGGCTTCTGGCCGCAGACCACCGTCTGCGCATGCGTGAGCGGCACGAGCAACTTGAGGACCTGGCGCGGGTGCAGGGCATCGAGTGGGGCAAGACCCTCAAAGGGCAAACCCCGAAGGACAAGCCGAAATGGTGGCTTGCAGATGACCCCTTTCGGGCCTACCTCGACTGGCTGCACGATCAGTATGAGCCACCCACTGAGGCGTACAGGCAACGGCAACAGAAAGCGAAAGAGGATGCTTTCGTGGCTGCCCTGATTGGCAGGAGGATGCAGGCGTGAGACCGAAAATCAAATGGCTGAACCTCGATGAGACCCTCAGGAAACTCGACCAGCTGGTAGACATCGAAAGCCAGATCCCTATTGAACCCATCAGAACCCAGGTCGAGCAGCACGCCCTGCTGGGCGTGGACGCCAACGTGTACAGCACAGAACCCGGAGCCTATGAGCGCACAGAGGAGCTGAAACGCTCCATCTATGCGAAGGTGATGTCCGGCACCCTGGGGGTCGAGGTGGGGGCCACAGCCGATTACGCCAGTCATGTGGAGTACGGGTCCAGTGTGAACGCCCTGAACCAGAGCCAGTTGGAAGGTGCAGTGACTGGTAGGGGAAAACCCGAGTCCCCTCTGACTCTGGGCAGGTCTGGGGTGCGTTGGACACTGCCTGGGCCGTTTGTTTTGCCTGCTGCGGTGTATGGGAGGTTGCTTCTCGAAAAGGCTTTTGTCAGTGCGGTGAAAAAGGTGTGGGGTTAGCGTTTAAGGGTGGTGGCGTACAGGTACACCTTATAGCCGTACATGATTCCTGTGCACCCAAAATCCCCTCTGATCAGCGCACCGTACACATTCTGAGAATCGACTTTTCCGAACATGGTCATAACTCCATCAGAGCTCATGGAAGGGGTGTACAGAACAGGATATGAAGCTGAAACAGGAGACAGGAGTTTGGGTGTTAAATCCCTCGTGCATGCCTGCGTGAACGCATCGGCTCTGATGTCTGCAACATCCAGAATGGTTGTGGCGTTGGTGTAAACGCTGGCAACGCTCACAGAGGACTTCCGGGGAAGGAAAATATAACCTCGGGATTCGGCACCTGCCTGACTGAACACCTCATTTTTGATGATGATGTCAGTGGGTTTGGGTGAAGTGGGTGTTTTTGGATTTGGAGTCACCGTCTGGGTTTCCCCGAAGAAGCCTCCTGATTGTGGTTTGGGTGGATTGATGACAACGCCCGTTTTGTAATCAAGGAGCTGGAACTTCACTTCTGTGACTGGCTTGAAGACAGTCATGACATCCTGTTCATTCATCAGCAGGCGACCAAAGTAAAGGTAGGGTTTTAATGTGAGTGGAACTTTCTCGTTGTTTACCAGGGCAAAATCTTTCTGGAAAACCTTGATGGTTTGCTGGCCTAATTTTGCTTGCCATCCTTCTCCATGAACAGGGTCGGTGATGACTTGGACTTGCCAGCCCAGCTCACCCCAGAATGAGGGCATCACAACATACTGCTTTTCTCCATCAACATACTTCTGGACATCAGCAAGAGCGCATGAGGAGAGCAGGGCAAAGGTGAGCAGCAGTTTCTTCATACCCTCAATTTAGCAATAGACAGAATCAAATGTTGTGTTCCCCCTGTGAACCTTAAGGTTCTAGGGGTTTTCTCTTACCCCTGAGGAGGTGACCCATGACTGAGTTAAAATCCGCTGCACTGCTTGACCTGCAGGACTGGCGCAAAGGCATCGCTGAAATCAAATCTGACATTCAGGGCCTCGCTCAGGGCAAAGGCTCCAACGTCAAAATCGTGGTGTCGGACGGAGGCACCACCACCCGTGCCAAGAAACAGCTTGACGAGCTCACCCTCGCAACTCGTGCCCTGGCCAACGAAGCTGCAACCATCCGTAACAGGTTTCAGGCCAACTTCGGACAGGCCACCCAGGAAGAAATTGCGCAGTTCCGAGAGCAGATGGAGTCCGTTAGAGAGCGTGCTCTCGCCATGGGCGAGGGTCTGGAAGTGGGCGATACCCGTCTGCGCAAACTCACCCAGACTGCCCGACTGGCCACAGCCAGCATTGAGGCCGCAGAGGGAAACATCTCAAGGCTCGGGCTTGCCAGCCAGACCGCTGCAGGTTTGATGTCCACTGGGATCATTGATGCCCTGCAGCAATTCGGCCCAGTCGGCCAGATCATCGGGAATTTCATTGAGATCTTTTTTTCCAATGCCGAGAAATCTGTGCAGAGCGAAGCCAAAAAAACAGAGCAGGCCGCCAAAAAGGCTGGGCAGCAAACCGGAGAGGGTTTTGCTGATGGGCTCGAAAACACCACAGCTGTACGCCGTGCTGCAAACGACATGGGCATCACAGCCACTGAAAGCCTGAAGGCCTCGCTGGACATCCACAGCCCCAGCCGTGTCACCTACCGTGTGGGCGAGGAGGCCGCCGCTGGATTCGAGCAGGGCATCCGCTCTGGTCGCCAGCGTGTGGCCCAGGCCGCCAAGGAACTGGCCAACCAGGTGCCCCAGAACCTGAGCAGCAGTGTCAGTTTTGGGGCTGTGGACCTCGGGATGAAAGGCGCACTACCCACCGTGCAGGCACTCGGCAATGAACTCGTTGACCTGAAACGTCAGGCCCTGGATGCCAGTGCCGCTTTCAACAACATTCCCAAAGGACTCACGGGCATCAACGAGCAACTGACCGACTTTTTTGGTGGTGGCGCTGCAGGAGCCCAGTCCCTGGAAGTGGCTGTACATGGGGCCAGTCAGAGCGTGGAAACCACCGCTGAAGTTGTGGGGGCAGGGGCAGAGGTTATCGATGTGGCCACCGAATCTTACGAGCGGGTCACCACAGCAACAAACGTCTGGATGGCCAGCCTGACTGCCCTCGGCATCATCATCACAGGCCTGACCGCAAACGGCGTTCGGCAAATTGGGGCATTTGAGAAAAGCATCAACACCTTCACGGCGTCCGGTGAAAAAGACCTTGCAGGTCTGAATGACCAGATCGTGCACTTGCAGCAGAACACCACCCGTGCCGCAAGGTCCTTCAGCCGTTCAGAGTTGGGTGCTGCCCTGGCCGAGACCATCAAGGCCGGCACGGACAGCGCTGAGGCCATCACCATCCTGGAGACCAGCACCCAGTTGGCAGCTGCAGAAACCGATAACCTCACGGAGTCCTCCGGTCGTCTGTTGAAAAACCTCAGGCAATTCGGGGCTGGGGTCGATCAGGCCCAGCGTTTCGGGAATGCCCTGGCTGCAGCAGGTGGGGAGGCCGCAGGGGACGTGAAAGGCCTCTCAGAGGGTCTCGCTGAGGTCGGTACCACTGCCAAGGCTGCTGGATTTGACATCGAGGACACCCTGGGTGTCCTTGTTGAACTGGACACCAAAGGCCTTGATGCGGCCTCGGAGGGCGCGACGGGTTTCCGCAGCGTGCTGTCCAGTCTGGCCGACCCATCAGACAAAGCAAAAACCATCATGGAAGATCTCGGCATTGCCCTGTTCGACATCAATGGCAACGCTCGAAAAACCAAAGATGTGCTTTACGACCTGGTGGATGCCCTGCAGGGCAATGCCGAGGCTGGGAACATTGTGGCCGGGATTTTCGACACGGATGCTGCGAATGCGTTCCTGAACATCACCCGCAAGTCCCAGACCCTGGGTGAGCAGTTCCGCAACAGCGAAGGGAAACTGGAGAAATTTGCGGAAACCATGACCGAAGGGTCCGTGGCTGCAGCCCGACGTTTCAAGGTTGCGCTGGATGATGTTTCCCTGGCTTTCGTGAAGACTTTCGCCCCTGCAGCCACAGCGGTGCTGGAAGGCCTGCTGGACCTCGGGAAGGGCATGGAGCAGGCTGCCAATGACGGTACCCTGCTGATTGCCGCCATCACTGCCATCGGGTTTGCCAGCACGAAACTGAATCCCACCTTGCTGTACATGCCCTGGACTGTGGCCCTCAAGACCATGTTCCAGAGTGCAACTGCTGCCGCTGGTCCCCTGCTGGCCAGCATGCGGACGTTTGCCATCATGAACCCCGCAGGTCTGGCCATTGCTGGTTTCGGGGCTCTGGCCCTCGTGCTGAACAAGGTCAATGGCCTCTTCCACGAGATTGCAGAAATCCAGGATCAAGTCGATCAATCCAGCACCCAGAGCGACAAGGCGTTGATGGACAAGGTGCGGCAACTCGAAAAGGAAAACACTGCCCTGTCCAGGCTGCAGGCCAAACGTCTCCTGCTGATGTCCCAACTGAACTCTGAAACGGCTGTGGGTGCAGACATCTGGGGGGTCATGCAGTACAAACCCAGCATTGATGGTGAGGCCCGGGTCAAACTGATGAAAGACATCAAAGACCTCAACAAAGCCATCGAACTGGAACAAAAGAAAACCCAGGCTGTGGTGAAGCAAACAGTGGACAACACAGTCAAGTTCACATCCGAGCAGCTTGACGCCCTGGGCAAAATTGATGACCTGAAACTGGATCTGCTGTCCCCTCTGGATCGTGAAATTGCAACCATCAAGAATCGTGTCAATGATGTGATTGCAGAACTGAAAGACACCATCAAAAACAAAGGTGTTCTGGAGATAAAAATCAAGGAAGTTCGGGAAATCGAGAGTGACCTGATTGCTCGTGCCCGTGCTGATGCAGCAAAAGATGCTGCGGATAAAGCAAAGCAGGAAGCCGAACGTCTCAAACGTGAACGTGAATCGGAGTTGCGCGACCTGGAAGCAGCAAACCGTCAGGCTGCTGAAATCAATCGGGCTGCACGAGATGCAGAGATTGCTGCCATCTCTGATGATGGACGCCGCAAGCAGGCAGAGCGGCAGGCTGAACTTGATGACCTGAAACGCTCACTGGCTGAGGCCTTGGAAGCTGTGACAGGCTATCCGGCCCAGCGTCGCCAGATCGAACAGGATGGACAGCGCCAGATTGCTGCCCTCAGACAGCAGTGGGCTGATGAGGACGCCAAAGCAGAAGAGGAAGCTGTACAGAAACGCCTTGAGGCCCGACGCCGCGAACAGGAGCAATTGCGCCTCCTGCAAGACGCTCAGAGTGCTGGATTCATCCAGGGTCTTGAGGCTAGACTGACCGCCCTGTCTCAGGCGCAGGACCGTGAGCGTCAGGCTGCAGGAGAAAACAGTGATGTCCTGCTCGACATCGAGAAGCGGTTCTCCAGAGAGCGCACCCGCATCCAGCTGGAACTGCTGAAACAGCAGGAGGCTGACAGGCTGCGTGAACTGAAGAGACAGCAGAACGATGCCCTCTCAGTTGAGGGTCTGACCGCCACTGAACGGGTGGCCATCGTGCGCCGCTTCCTGCAGGAAACCCTGAACGTCGAGCAGGGCTTCGCGGCCCAGCGGCAGAAGATCGTAAGCGATGGGGTGCTGGCCATCCTCAAGGCTGAAAGTGACGCAGAGGCAGCCAGAACCAGAAAGGCAGACGAGGAGAAAAAAGAACGGGAACGCCTGGCCGAGGAGGAAGCCAGAAACCGCCGTGAGACAGCGAAAAGCATTGCCGATGCAGAGAAAGAGGCCCGAGACTCTGAAGTCGCCGCCATTGCCGACCCTGCCCTGCAACGCCAGAAGAAACGGGACGCTGAACTCGCAGACCTGCAGGCCAGCATCCAGGAACAGATCGATGCTGTCGCAGAATACCCCGATGCCGTCATCCGCATTCAGGCCGCTGGGCAACGCCAGATCACTGCCCTCAAAAAACAGTGGGCAAATGAGGACCTGAAACTTCAGCAAGAGCAGAACGAGAAAAAGGCAGACGAGGAAAAACGTGCTGCTGATGAACGCGCCCAGACTGAGAAACAGGTGCAAGATGCCCTGGAATCTCAGCGCAAGGCCACTGTGGATGCCCAGATTGCGGCCATCGTCGATGAGAAGAAACGCCTTGCAGCCCAGCGTCAAAAAGAGCTCGATGAACTGAAGGCCGACATTGCTGCAAAGATCGCCCTGGCAAAAGGGTTCCCGGAACAGCAACAGGAAATTGAAACCCTCGGGCAGCAGCAGATTGCGGCCCTCAGAGCCAAATGGGCCAGTGATGACCTTGAGGCTCTGCGTCTGGCCAACAAGGAAAAAGAAGATGAGCTGAAACGCAGCCAAGAGGAGCAGGCTCGTGCCCTCGAACAGGCCAATGATGTGGTCGATCAGGCCCAGAAATCTGCCCGTGATGCTGAGATTGCCAGCATCGCTGATGAGGCAGCCCGAAAAGCTGCAGAACGGCAGGCCGACCTCGCAGACCTGCAAGAGTCCATCCGTGAGCGGGTCGCCGCTGTTACGGCCTACCCTGAACTGGTCAAACAGGTTGAGGCTGCTGGACGCCGGGAGATCGCAGCCCTTTATCAATCCTGGGTGAATGAGGATTTGAAACTCCAGAAGGATGCAAATGAGAAAAAACTAGAGGAGGATGAACGCCGTCTCAAAGAGGAAAAAGAACTCAATGACAAACGCATCGAAGAGGAGAAGAAAACCCGTGAAGAGCTGCAGCGTCTGGCCCGAGAGGTCGAATCTGGCAACACCGACCGCCTGAGGGACGTGCAATCCAACCTGCTGGACCAGCGCCTCACTGCCCTGCAGGACTATTACGAGTTTGCGCAGGACCAGGCCCAGGACAACTGGCGTCTCCAGATGGGCATTGAGGAGCGGGGCATCAAGGCCATCAGCTCTGTGCGCCTCGACAACCTGCGTCAGGCACGAGAGATTGAACTGGCAGGCCTCAGGCAATCCCTGGCTGAACAACTTGAAGACACGCGGCTCACAGAGGCCCAGCGTGCCAGCATCAGGGCATCGTTTGCCGCTGTGATCCAGCAGACCGATGAACGTTACGCACAGGAGCGCCTGTCCATCGAGCGGGGTCTGATCACCAGCCTGAATGCCCTGGATCGCAGGCGTGCAGATGCCCAGAAGGAAAGTATTCAAACCCAGATCGACCGGCTGCAATCCCTCAAGGATGCTGCCCGAGAACTCGACCAGACGTTGCGTGGTGATCGGATTGACCCTGTGTCCCTGAGCGACATCAACGAACTGGTGGCCGCTCGTGCCCGGGCCATTGCAGCGGCACAAGAGGCCGTCAAATCTGGTGATCCTGTGAAGCAGGCAAAGGCCTTCGCGCAACTGAATGCAGTGCTGCAACGCACCGCTGAACTTCAAGAACGGGTTTCCGGGCCGCAGGATGAACTCAAGAAACTGCTGGACCAGAAAGCCCAGATTCAGAAAGACCTCCAGTCTGCTGTTGCAGATGGAGACAAGGAGGCAGAGAAAAAAGCCCGAGCGGAATACCGGGAAATCCAGACCAACATCGAAACCACCACCCGTCTGCTGAACGAACAGCTCGGAGCCCAGAGGGCCCTTGAGGGCCTGGGCACCCAGGGCCGGGACCTGAGACTCCAGAACATCGAACTGGAGAAACTGCAAGCCAACCTGAAAGGGATTGGCGACCAGGCCGAAACCACGGCTCTCTCACTGGCTGACCAGTTGGAACAGGAGGCAGGACGGCAGCTGCCCGAGCAGTTCGCCAACCTCGGGATGAGTGCAGGGGAACAGTTCGTGAGCCGGTTCCTGGAGTACCTGAATGGAAACCTGATCGTGCCCGGACTGAACATCCCCCTGGCCACAGGTCCGGCTGTCCCTGGGTTTGCGCCCGATGGACGGGTGGCCCAGGTGTCCACCATCAACAACTGGAACTTCGGGGATCTGGTGTTCCCGAATGCCAGCCCAG
This DNA window, taken from Deinococcus cellulosilyticus NBRC 106333 = KACC 11606, encodes the following:
- a CDS encoding HK97 gp10 family phage protein, whose protein sequence is MRPKIKWLNLDETLRKLDQLVDIESQIPIEPIRTQVEQHALLGVDANVYSTEPGAYERTEELKRSIYAKVMSGTLGVEVGATADYASHVEYGSSVNALNQSQLEGAVTGRGKPESPLTLGRSGVRWTLPGPFVLPAAVYGRLLLEKAFVSAVKKVWG
- a CDS encoding phage tail tape measure protein, whose translation is MTELKSAALLDLQDWRKGIAEIKSDIQGLAQGKGSNVKIVVSDGGTTTRAKKQLDELTLATRALANEAATIRNRFQANFGQATQEEIAQFREQMESVRERALAMGEGLEVGDTRLRKLTQTARLATASIEAAEGNISRLGLASQTAAGLMSTGIIDALQQFGPVGQIIGNFIEIFFSNAEKSVQSEAKKTEQAAKKAGQQTGEGFADGLENTTAVRRAANDMGITATESLKASLDIHSPSRVTYRVGEEAAAGFEQGIRSGRQRVAQAAKELANQVPQNLSSSVSFGAVDLGMKGALPTVQALGNELVDLKRQALDASAAFNNIPKGLTGINEQLTDFFGGGAAGAQSLEVAVHGASQSVETTAEVVGAGAEVIDVATESYERVTTATNVWMASLTALGIIITGLTANGVRQIGAFEKSINTFTASGEKDLAGLNDQIVHLQQNTTRAARSFSRSELGAALAETIKAGTDSAEAITILETSTQLAAAETDNLTESSGRLLKNLRQFGAGVDQAQRFGNALAAAGGEAAGDVKGLSEGLAEVGTTAKAAGFDIEDTLGVLVELDTKGLDAASEGATGFRSVLSSLADPSDKAKTIMEDLGIALFDINGNARKTKDVLYDLVDALQGNAEAGNIVAGIFDTDAANAFLNITRKSQTLGEQFRNSEGKLEKFAETMTEGSVAAARRFKVALDDVSLAFVKTFAPAATAVLEGLLDLGKGMEQAANDGTLLIAAITAIGFASTKLNPTLLYMPWTVALKTMFQSATAAAGPLLASMRTFAIMNPAGLAIAGFGALALVLNKVNGLFHEIAEIQDQVDQSSTQSDKALMDKVRQLEKENTALSRLQAKRLLLMSQLNSETAVGADIWGVMQYKPSIDGEARVKLMKDIKDLNKAIELEQKKTQAVVKQTVDNTVKFTSEQLDALGKIDDLKLDLLSPLDREIATIKNRVNDVIAELKDTIKNKGVLEIKIKEVREIESDLIARARADAAKDAADKAKQEAERLKRERESELRDLEAANRQAAEINRAARDAEIAAISDDGRRKQAERQAELDDLKRSLAEALEAVTGYPAQRRQIEQDGQRQIAALRQQWADEDAKAEEEAVQKRLEARRREQEQLRLLQDAQSAGFIQGLEARLTALSQAQDRERQAAGENSDVLLDIEKRFSRERTRIQLELLKQQEADRLRELKRQQNDALSVEGLTATERVAIVRRFLQETLNVEQGFAAQRQKIVSDGVLAILKAESDAEAARTRKADEEKKERERLAEEEARNRRETAKSIADAEKEARDSEVAAIADPALQRQKKRDAELADLQASIQEQIDAVAEYPDAVIRIQAAGQRQITALKKQWANEDLKLQQEQNEKKADEEKRAADERAQTEKQVQDALESQRKATVDAQIAAIVDEKKRLAAQRQKELDELKADIAAKIALAKGFPEQQQEIETLGQQQIAALRAKWASDDLEALRLANKEKEDELKRSQEEQARALEQANDVVDQAQKSARDAEIASIADEAARKAAERQADLADLQESIRERVAAVTAYPELVKQVEAAGRREIAALYQSWVNEDLKLQKDANEKKLEEDERRLKEEKELNDKRIEEEKKTREELQRLAREVESGNTDRLRDVQSNLLDQRLTALQDYYEFAQDQAQDNWRLQMGIEERGIKAISSVRLDNLRQAREIELAGLRQSLAEQLEDTRLTEAQRASIRASFAAVIQQTDERYAQERLSIERGLITSLNALDRRRADAQKESIQTQIDRLQSLKDAARELDQTLRGDRIDPVSLSDINELVAARARAIAAAQEAVKSGDPVKQAKAFAQLNAVLQRTAELQERVSGPQDELKKLLDQKAQIQKDLQSAVADGDKEAEKKARAEYREIQTNIETTTRLLNEQLGAQRALEGLGTQGRDLRLQNIELEKLQANLKGIGDQAETTALSLADQLEQEAGRQLPEQFANLGMSAGEQFVSRFLEYLNGNLIVPGLNIPLATGPAVPGFAPDGRVAQVSTINNWNFGDLVFPNASPDPKTFARQLLPEIKALVEQDRLLQQGPRRP